One Agrobacterium vaccinii DNA window includes the following coding sequences:
- a CDS encoding MaoC family dehydratase gives MPKEISLSEVKDLVGSEVGISDWITVDQAMIDAFAKATLDDQFIHTDPERASAESPFGGTIAHGFLTLSLLSAMNYSALPKIREQTMGINYGFDKLHFVAPVKSGARIRGHFTLAEARFRGGAMLMNTYDVTVEIEDEKKPALTARWTTISQFNPEDRPDED, from the coding sequence ATGCCCAAGGAAATCTCTCTATCCGAGGTAAAAGACCTTGTCGGTTCCGAAGTTGGAATATCCGACTGGATCACGGTCGATCAGGCGATGATCGACGCCTTCGCCAAGGCAACGTTGGATGATCAGTTCATCCACACCGATCCCGAGCGCGCCTCCGCCGAAAGCCCGTTCGGCGGCACCATTGCCCACGGCTTTCTAACGCTGTCCCTGCTCTCTGCCATGAACTACAGCGCCCTGCCGAAAATCCGAGAGCAGACCATGGGCATCAATTACGGCTTCGACAAACTCCACTTCGTCGCCCCCGTCAAAAGCGGTGCCCGGATCCGCGGCCACTTCACCCTTGCCGAAGCCCGCTTTCGCGGCGGCGCCATGCTGATGAACACCTATGACGTGACAGTGGAAATCGAGGACGAAAAGAAGCCAGCCCTGACGGCGAGGTGGACCACCATCAGCCAGTTTAATCCGGAAGACCGACCGGACGAGGATTAG
- a CDS encoding APC family permease, producing the protein MAESVTKPDNSAEPTTELKRVIGPGLLLLFIVGDILGTGIYALTGQVAAEVGGVVWLPFLIAFGVALLTACSYLELVTKYPKAAGAALYTHKAFGVHFITFLVAFTVMSSGVTSASTASRAFAANFTTVTGLDFGAFGVTGVAIAFIAAIALINFRGVGESVKMNVVLTVVELTGLLIIIGIGFWAIGNGQGDVSRVWTFEPAGEHGVIWSVVAATTLAFFAMVGFEDSVNMAEECKQPARIFPKVLLGGLAITGVIYVLVAISAITLVPAADLGEGETPLLKVVAAGAPNFPIGIFGVITMFAVANSALINMMMASRLIYGMSREGVLPPALGKVHKGRQTPYIAIIFTSIIAIGLIAFAGGVPALGGTTALLLLGVFTIVNVAVLVLRKDEVAHKHFRTPTILPIIGAISCFFLVGPWTGRDMVQYSIAGVLLFIGVLLWLATVGFMRMQEKAAYGEDSFKSTL; encoded by the coding sequence ATGGCAGAATCAGTAACAAAACCCGACAACTCAGCTGAGCCGACAACCGAACTCAAACGCGTGATCGGGCCGGGATTGCTGCTCCTGTTCATCGTGGGTGATATTCTCGGCACCGGCATCTACGCGCTGACCGGCCAGGTGGCCGCAGAAGTCGGTGGCGTCGTCTGGCTACCCTTCCTCATCGCGTTCGGCGTCGCTCTTCTTACCGCCTGCTCCTATCTGGAACTCGTCACAAAATACCCCAAGGCCGCCGGTGCAGCGCTTTATACGCACAAGGCTTTCGGCGTGCATTTCATCACCTTCCTCGTCGCCTTCACCGTCATGTCGTCGGGAGTCACCTCTGCCTCCACCGCCTCACGCGCTTTTGCCGCCAACTTCACCACCGTCACCGGGTTGGATTTCGGAGCCTTCGGCGTCACGGGTGTCGCCATCGCCTTCATCGCAGCCATCGCGCTTATCAATTTCCGAGGCGTGGGCGAAAGCGTGAAGATGAATGTGGTGCTGACCGTGGTTGAACTCACCGGCCTGCTCATCATCATCGGCATAGGTTTCTGGGCCATCGGCAATGGTCAGGGCGATGTATCGCGCGTCTGGACCTTCGAGCCGGCAGGCGAACACGGTGTCATCTGGTCCGTCGTCGCGGCCACCACGCTTGCCTTCTTCGCCATGGTCGGCTTTGAGGATTCGGTCAACATGGCCGAGGAATGCAAGCAGCCAGCCCGCATCTTCCCGAAGGTGCTGCTGGGCGGCCTCGCGATCACCGGCGTCATCTATGTTCTCGTCGCCATCTCCGCCATCACGCTGGTTCCGGCAGCTGATCTTGGCGAAGGCGAAACCCCGCTGCTAAAGGTGGTTGCCGCAGGCGCACCCAACTTCCCAATCGGTATCTTCGGCGTTATCACCATGTTCGCCGTCGCCAATTCCGCCCTTATCAACATGATGATGGCCAGCCGCCTGATCTACGGCATGAGCCGCGAGGGCGTGCTGCCCCCCGCACTCGGCAAGGTCCACAAAGGCCGCCAGACCCCGTATATCGCCATCATCTTCACCTCGATCATCGCCATCGGCCTCATTGCCTTTGCAGGCGGCGTGCCAGCACTCGGCGGCACCACAGCCCTGCTGCTGCTCGGCGTCTTCACCATCGTCAATGTCGCGGTGCTGGTGCTTCGCAAGGACGAAGTCGCCCACAAACACTTCCGCACCCCCACCATCCTACCCATCATCGGCGCCATCAGCTGCTTCTTCCTCGTCGGTCCGTGGACAGGGCGTGATATGGTGCAATATTCGATTGCCGGTGTCCTGCTGTTTATCGGCGTGTTGCTGTGGCTGGCGACTGTTGGATTTATGCGGATGCAGGAGAAGGCGGCTTATGGTGAGGACTCATTCAAGTCCACGCTATGA